From the Neoarius graeffei isolate fNeoGra1 chromosome 1, fNeoGra1.pri, whole genome shotgun sequence genome, one window contains:
- the LOC132884413 gene encoding uncharacterized protein LOC132884413, whose product MRWNEDRMKDSVQAPTSMRTYGSVLQEAVDRLSQAVLGKRWDEQYRSPGVYTGELLAMEYLYSQTGISLTPTLHNQEEEDQLVEDIDDEDIEDEGFEEETEDITVPVLTDDDHDIERRPSTTRRRAPSPPPLPELPSTSTGGGQRPVAAAAVPSTSGQGLHPAATAAATTSWAQGVIVGPDGIPGWDKVQELAAYLVDLRDAAYLTEPQVTEVIQLWAALPDSDKERIDYQPRHQERLSSGRFKAPKRSGVTPGVESVKRSLIGHPGGPAQWPGGPEFWMITTTSVT is encoded by the exons ATGCGCTGGAACGAGGACAGAATGAAGGACTCTGTTCAAGCACCCACTTCCATGCGCACCTACGGCAGTGTTCTGCAGGAGGCCGTGGATCGGCTCAGCCAAGCCGTTCTGGGAAAACGTTGGGATGAGCAGTACCGCAGTCCTGGAGTCTACACAG GTGAATTGTTGGCCATGGAGTACCTGTACAGCCAGACTGGCATATCACTTACTCCAACACTccacaaccaagaggaggaggaccAGCTGGTGGAGGACATTGATGACGAGGACATTGAGGACGAAGGCTTTGAGGAGGAGACAGAGGACATCACAGTTCCTGTGCTGACTGACGATGACCATGACATTGAAAGGAGGCCCTCAACCACAAGGCGTCGGGCACCTTCACCACCACCTCTACCAGAACTGCCGTCCACGTCCACGGGTGGAGGTCAGCGTCCAGTTGCTGCTGCCGCCGTTCCGTCCACGTCGGGTCAAGGACTGCACCCTgctgctactgctgctgccaCCACTTCATGGGCTCAG ggcGTCATCGTTGGACCGGATGGCATTCCTGGGTGGGACAAAGTGCAAGAGCTGGCTGCTTACCTGGTGGACCTGCGAGATGCCGCCTACCTCACTGAGCCACAGGTGACCGAGGTCATCCAGCTGTGGGCGGCACTCCCAGACAGCGACAAGGAGAGGATCGACTACCAGCCACGTCACCAGGAGCGGCTGTCGTCTGGTCGATTCAAGGCACCGAAGCGGTCTGGAGTCACACCGGGTGTGGAGAGCGTCAAGCGCAGCTTGATAGGTCACCCTGGGGGGCCGGCTCAGTGGCCTG GTGGACCAGAATTCTGGATGATTACCACCACATCCGTGACTTGA